TAACAAAATAAACAAATAACAATATTCGTAAATAGCAATTGGTTTTTGGTCAGCGACTGAAAACTAGTTGCTATTTGCTCTTATATCAATCACTTTCATTTGCAGGGTGGTTTGACCGTTCCACTCGTTTTCATCGAGATTAAAAACGATATCAAATGGCTTTTTACTGGCGATGATGGGGAATTTCTCTGCCATATAAAAACCGATACCGGACATGGTTGGACCCGACCGGCCTTGTTTAACCGAAAACTTGATATGATCATCCTTTACAAGTTTTGAATAGCCGGTGTCAGTGAGGTTTCTGGCGAGGAAGACGGGGCGGAGGTTATCCGGTCCCAATGGTTCAAATTGTTTCAGGATATTATAAAAAGCAGGGGTAATATCAGAGAAGTAAATTTCGGAGTCAATCACTATTTCCGGGATGAGTTGATCGGGGAGAATAGAGTTGGCAACCACTTCTTCAAATCTTTCCTGGAAGGCCTTTACATTTTCTGTTTTGAGTGTCATACCGGCAGCATAGAAGTGTCCGCCATAGTTTTCCAGCAGATCCCTGCACTGATGAATGGCTTCATATACATTGAAACCCATCACAGAACGTGCAGATCCCGCCACCTTATCGTTTGACTGCGTAAGAATAATAGTAGGACGATAATAATGTTTATCTATTAATCTGGAAGCAACAATTCCCACTACGCCTTTATGCCAGTGGGCCTGGTACAATACTGTAGATTTTTTCTCACCGATGGCTGCGTCATTTTGCAGCAGCAGGATGGCTTCCTGGGTAATGGTACTGTCTATTTCTTTGCGGTCAAAATTATCTGCATGCAACACTTCGGCGATGGCCGCTGCTTTTTCCAGGTCATTTTCAATAAAGAGATTTACTGCTTTTCTGGCATCATCCATGCGGCCGGCCGCATTTACACGGGGCGCAATCACAAATACGAGGTTGGCGATGGTGAGCCTTTCTTTCAGGGCGCTGAGTGTGATCAGTGCTTTGATGCCCGGTAAAGGGTCGTCATTTACTTTTATAAGTCCGTGGAAAGCCAGTATCCTGTTTTCCCCTGTCATGGGTACAATATCCGCAGCGATACTGGTAGCTACCAGATCGAGGTATTTATTGGCTGCAGTTGCGGGGATGCCTCTCTTTTGTGCAAAGGCGCAGATCAGCTTATAGCCAATACCGCAGCCGCTTAGTTCCTTGTAGGGGTAGGGGCAGTCATATTGTTTTGGGTTCAGGATGGCTACAGCCGGTGGCAGTATGGCATCGGGGAGGTGATGATCGCAGATAATGAAATCTATGCCCAGTTCTTTTGCGCGGGCAATATGATCGATTGATTTTATGCCGCAGTCCAGTGCAATAACCAGGCTGAAATCGTGATCCCTGGCATAATCAATGCCTTGTATAGAGATCCCGTATCCTTCCCGGTAGCGATGGGGAATATAGAATTCGATGTTGGTGTAGAAGTTATGTAGAAAAGCGTACACAGTAGCTACTGCCGTTGTGCCATCTACATCATAATCACCATATATCAGTATTTTTTCATGCCGGAATAAAGCCAGTTCAATACGGGAAATAGCCTTGTCCATGTCTTTCATTAGCCATGGATCATGTAAATCGGCCAGGGTAGGGCGAAAAAACTGCCGGGCACCCTCAAAGGTTTGTATACTACGTTGCACCAGCAGTCTGCATAACAAAGGGTGTATGCGGAGGGACGACTGAAGTAATTTTTCCTGATTCGGTTGATGTGCTTTTACTGTCCAGCGTTTTTGCATTATATTTTTTCAGGTAAGGAGAAACAGATTAAAAATGTAAAATGATAAGCGTAAAATGTAAAGGTAGTTTTGCGTTGCTGCTGCATTTTACTTTTACATTTTACATTTATTATTTTACATTTTACATTTTTTTCTTTTTAAAACGTCCTGTCTGTAGTAAATCGGACCAGTGATTCCAATCCGTTTCTGATCTCATTTTCCGGGAAGCGGTGTAAGATGGTAAGTGCTTCGTCGCGGTATGCTAACATTTTTTGTTTGGTGTAATCAATTCCTCCGGAGGATTTCACTAATTGAATGACTTCTTCTACACGGTCCTTATCAGTATTATGATTTTTTACTATGTTGATGATTTTTCTACGGATTTCGGGTGTGGCATGTTCCAGGGTGTAAATAAGCGGTAGTGTCATCTTTTTTTCCCGGATGTCAATTCCTGTCGGTTTACCAATTTTGGCAGCCCCATAATCGAAAAGGTCATCTTTAATCTGGAAGGCCACCCCTACTTTTTCGCCAAAAAGGCGCATTTGTTCGGTGGAGTTTTCGTCGTTGCTGGCGCTCCATGCGCCGGCAGCGCAGGCGGAAGCCAGCAGTGATGCGGTTTTGCGGCGAATGATCTCAAAGTAAACGGCTTCCGTGATATTCAGTTTACGGGTTTTTTCAATCTGCATCAGTTCTCCTTCACTCATTTCCTTTACGGCTTCGGATAATATCTGTAAAGATCGGAAGTCATTATTGTTAAGGGACAGCAACAGACCTTTAGATAGTAAATAATCACCTACGAGTACAGCTATCTTGTTCTTCCACAGGGCATTGATGGAAAAGAGGCCACGGCGTTGATTGGCGTCATCCACCACATCGTCGTGCACCAGGGTGGCAGTATGTAGTAATTCTACCAATGCGGCGGCACGGTAGGTGCTTTCCTGGATTTCTTCGCTGAAAAGTCTGGCGGACAATAAAACAAACATGGGTCTTATCTGCTTTCCCTTACGCTTCACGATGTAATGCATGATCCGGTCGAGCAGCGGTACATGACTTTTTACTGAATCCGCAAACTTATTTTCAAAATCCTGTAATTCCTTACCTATCAGGTGCTTTATATCGTCCATGTATTAAATAAAAAGGTTTGCTAAGCTAGGGTATAAATGGCATATTTTAACATTTTGGCCTTTAATTTGTATAGAGAGTATAACATTCTCTTAACAGGATTTAAAGGATCCTTTAACAGGACTTATAGAAACCCTTAACGTAACCGGTAAATAAGGTATATAAATACTTTCAGTTAAGCTTTCATATTGAAGGACTTATCAATGAAAATAATATTGCAAGAAAAATTTGTATATTCATTTATGATATTTACCTTTGCTAGGTAAAAAACGGGTTATTAGTAAATTTTTAACAGTTTTTAAATAAAAACACAATTATGGCAAGCAAAAAGTACTTATTACTGGCAGGCGCTGTGAGTTTACTAGCAGCATCTTCTGGTTTTGCACAGGTTCAACCCACCGGCTATGATGCGCTGGATTCATCCAAAGTGTCAGGCAAGCGGTTGGTACAACAAAATAACTTCCTGAACCACCAGTCGAATTTCCCTGCTAAACCTAGGGATCAGTGGGAACTCGGTTTCAGCGGCGGTTTACATGTGATCAGCGGAACTGTTCCGGCTCAACCAGGTTTTGGTGGCGGTATCTCCCTGAGAAAAGCACTGGGACACACTTTTTCATTAAGAGCTGAATACATCGGTTCCATTGATAAAGGTCAGGACTACAAAAAACGCCCTAGTCCAGGATTAGTAGGTGGGATTAACCCATGGGCTAAGACTGCAGCACTCAATGGTGGTATGATTGTACCTAATTACAAATCTCAGAACCACCAGTTGTCTTTGGATGTAATCGCATCTTTAAGCAACATCCTGTTCTACAGAGCAGAACCTAAAGTTAACTGGTACTTACTGGGTGGTTATTCTATCGTAATGGCTGACGTTGACGTTGATGCGTTAAATGCTAGCGGTAACGGTTATGACTACAGCTCCATCAATTTTGGTGCTAAACGTAGTGACATCAGAAAACAACTGAACAATCTGAGAGACAAGAAGTACGAACAGAATGCTCCTTCTCAGGGTAACAGAATTGCTATCGGTCGTAACAACGACAACCAGCTGCTCCGTCACGCACTGGATCTGGGTACCGGCGTTGCATTCAAAGTGTCAAAACGTTTCAACATCGGTATTGAAGAAAAAGTTACTATGCCTTTCGACGCATACCTGGACGGCCTTGCTGGTCCCGGCGGTGCTAGCAAAGACTTCTATTCTTACACCAGTGTTCGTCTGAACTTCAACCTGGGTAACCCAGCTAAACGCGTACAGCCATTATGGTGGATCAACCCACTGGAATATGCTTACAGCGAGCTGAGCAACCCACGTCACATGAAACTGCCTACTCCTGTTCTGCCTGATGCTGACGGTGATGGCGTTACTGACCAGTTCGATCGCGAGCCTAACACACCAGCAGGTGCTCCTGTTGATGTTCATGGTGTAGCTAAAGATACTGATGGCGATGGTGTTCCTGACTACAAAGACAAACAGCTGATCACGCCTACTTATTGCCAGCCAGTTGATGCTGATGGTGTTGGTAAATGCCCGGATCCTGAATGCTGCAAGGACCGTGTACAAGCTTCTTGTGCTACCCTGGTTCTGCCAAGCGTATCTTTCAAAGGTAGCTCCACTAAAATTTCAAAAGATCAGGAAGCTATCCTGTCAAGTGTTGCTGCTACCCTGAAAACCAATCCTTCCTGCAACGTACTGGTTACCGGTCACGCAGGTGCTAAAGGTAAAAAAGGTGGTGTTGATCTGAGCAGCCGTCGTGTTGATTCAGTTATCGACTACCTGGCCGACAAACAAGGAATCGATCGCGGTCGTTTCATCAAACAAAATACTCCTGGTGAGTCTGGTACTGTTGACTTAGCTCCTGCTAACTAATAAGTATCCCTCATTGAGATGATAATTCTGGCCCTCTCCCGCGCTTAGCCGGGAGAGGGCTTTTTTTATTGACAACAACGAAAATGGCTGTTATATGATTTATTGTTGTTCTCAATATTTACCCCTAATTTTGGAGGCTTTTTAATCAATTACTTTAACGTGCGAATAAACATTAACAGGGTATCCCTGGCAGGTTTAGTTGTAGCCCTGGGTATTATTTACGGCGATATCGGAACTTCTCCGCTCTACGTTTTCAAAGCCATTGTAGGCGGAAACCCCATCAGTGACCTACTCGTTATCGGCGGTATCTCCTGTATTATATGGACACTTACCCTACAAACCACGGTTAAGTATGTAATTCTGACCTTACGGGCAGATAATAAAGGAGAAGGTGGTATCTTCTCCCTCTATGCGCTCGTTCGCCGCCACGCCAGATGGACCGTTATATTCGGTATGATCGGCGGCGCTGCTCTGCTGGCAGACGGCATCATTACTCCTCCCATTACCGTTACTTCCGCCATTGAAGGGCTTCGTACCCTGGAAGTTTTTAAAGATCTCAGCCAGATAACCATTGTAAAAATCGTTCTTACGATTATCAGTGGCCTCTTTATCATGCAGCAATTCGGTACGGTGTCTATCGGCCGTATGTTTGGCCCTATCATGGTACTCTGGTTCTCTATGCTTGGTATTCTCGGTATTTCGCACATTGCCGACGATATCAGCATATTCAAGGCATTCAGCCCCCATTATGCCATAGAACTGCTGACAACCTACCCTAAAGGCTTTTTAATCCTGGGCGCCGTATTTCTCTGTACAACGGGAGCGGAGGCACTATATTCTGACCTTGGCCACTGTGGCAGAGGCAATATCCGGGTTTCCTGGATCTTCGTTAAATCTTGTCTTGTTTTGAATTATCTCGGACAGGGCGCCTGGTTACTTACCCAAAAAGGACAGATTCTTCCAAAAGACCAGAATCCGTTCTTTACCATTATGCCGGAGTGGTTCGTCATCTTTGGTGTATTAATAGCCACGATGGCATCTATCATTGCCAGCCAGGCATTGATCTCCGGATCATTTACCCTGATTGCAGAAGCCATGCGGCTCAACCTCTGGCCTAAGATGCGGGTGAATTACCCTACTGAAATGCGGGGTCAGTTATATATTCCCGGCATCAACACCATGTTATTTGTAGGATGCACGGCCATCGTACTCCTCTTCCAGGAATCGTCGCATATGGAGGCTGCCTACGGCCTTTCTATTACCATTTGTATGCTCATGACTTCCTGTCTGTTTGCTTTTTATCTATATACCCGAAGGGTATGGGTAGGGTGGATCCTGCTCTACCTGGTGGTTTATTTCTCCATAGAATTTTCTTTCCTCTTTGCTAACCTGGTGAAATTTATGCACGGTGGTTATGTAACAGTAGTGGTAGCAGGAGGACTGTTCATCGTTATGATAGCCTGGTTTAAATCCCGGAAAATCAAGAACCGGTACGTGGAATTTGTACGGCTGGAAGATTATCTGCCTATTATCCAGGAGCTGAGCAATGATACCACTATCCCCAAATATGCTACACACCTTGTGTACATGAGCAGTGCCGACAACCCGAAAGAAATAGAACATAAGATCATTTATTCTATCCTCAACAAAAAACCCAAACGGGCAGATATTTACTGGTTTGTACACGTAGATGTGGTAGATGAACCTTATTTAAGTGAATATTCCGTGCAAACGATCATCCCCAATGAAGTGATCCGGGTGGAGTTCCGCCTTGGCTTTAAAGTGGAACAGCGTATCAACCTGATGTTCAGGATGGTGGTGGAAGATATGGTGCGCAACAAGGAAGTGAATATCACCAGCCGCTATGAATCGCTGAGTAAAAACAATGTGGTAGGCGATTTCCAGTTTATTGTAATGGAGAAATTCCTCTCGCACGATAATGATTTACCCCTGTACGAAAGGATGATCATGAAAATGTATTTCTTCCTGAAAAAAATCAGCTTATCGGAAGAACGTGGTTTCGGACTGGACTCCAGTTATGTGACCATCGAGAAATACCCGCTGGTAGTAGCACCCGTAACAAATCTTCAACTAAAAAGAATCGTACATTAATGTAGGAATTTGGTTATTCAGAGATGCAGGAATTTTGTTTCTGTTCCGAAAATCCATTTTTTTTATAGATATTGAGGTTTAAGGAATTGGGATTTATCAGCTAAATTCCAAAATATCTGAATCTCTAAATTTTCGTATGGTGAACAAATTTTTTGGCATGCTGGTACTGCTGGCACTGCAACAAAACCTATGGGCACAATCTATTCCTGCCCGCGACTACCAGGAACTGCCCGACCCACGGCCTGTTAATCAGGCTTCCTGGGATGCTGTAAAAGACAACCAGCTTCGTGTAGCTTTTGGTACTGCTGATACCCGTTATGAAAAAAGGAACGCTCCCGATAATAACGGTCTCTCAAAAACATGGACGACCAAAGCCTGGAAAGGTGAACGGGTGCATACACAACTAGTCATCTGGAGTAAACAACCACAAACGGCTCTCAGTTTAGAGACAACACCGCTGGTAAACAGCAAAGGCGACAGGATTGCTGCCAGTGCAGTAACTACCGGTTTTGTGAGATATGTGCTAACAGATGAACTGAATAAAGATGGCAGTGGCTGTGGTTTCCGTAAACCAGGTGATTTCGACTCTTCTCTCGTTGCAGATGGTATTGATATCATCAACAAAAGAGAACTCGCTGCCCGTACTACCCAACCGGTATGGCTTAGTATACAGGTGCCAGCCAATACGCCTGCGGGGGTTTATAAAGGCGATATACAGGTGAAAAAAGGTGCGGTTACCATTAACATGCCTTATTCAATAGAGGTGCTTAATCGTACCCTTCCGGCTCCTAAAGACTGGCAGTTCCATCTTGATCTGTGGCAGAGTCCTGACGCAGTGGCACGTATGTACAATGTAAAACCCTGGAGCGATGCTCATTTCAAGGCCATGAAGCCTTACATGGAAATGCTGGCAGCTGCCGGACAAAAAGCTATTACTGCGGCTATTATTTATGATCCATGGAACAGCCAGACAGAAGATGTTTATGGTACGATGGTGAAATGGACCAAAAAGAAAAATGGTACCTGGACCTACGACTATACTGTTTTTGATAAATGGGTGCAGTTCATGATGGACCTTGGTATTAACAAGGGAATCAACTGCTACAGCATGATTCCATGGAATCTGAAGTTTTATTATTACGATGAAGCTGCCGGAAAAGATACATTTATTGTAGCAAAACCAGGCACACCTGAATATACTGCACACTGGCAGCCTATGCTGTCTGATTTTGTAAAGCACCTGAAAGCAAAAGGCTGGTTCAACATCACTGCCATCGCAATGGATGAAAGACCTATGAAAGATATGCAACAGGCATTAACCATTATCAGAAAAGCGGATAAGGACTTTAAAGTATCTCTGGCAGG
The Chitinophaga sp. MM2321 DNA segment above includes these coding regions:
- the recJ gene encoding single-stranded-DNA-specific exonuclease RecJ; amino-acid sequence: MQKRWTVKAHQPNQEKLLQSSLRIHPLLCRLLVQRSIQTFEGARQFFRPTLADLHDPWLMKDMDKAISRIELALFRHEKILIYGDYDVDGTTAVATVYAFLHNFYTNIEFYIPHRYREGYGISIQGIDYARDHDFSLVIALDCGIKSIDHIARAKELGIDFIICDHHLPDAILPPAVAILNPKQYDCPYPYKELSGCGIGYKLICAFAQKRGIPATAANKYLDLVATSIAADIVPMTGENRILAFHGLIKVNDDPLPGIKALITLSALKERLTIANLVFVIAPRVNAAGRMDDARKAVNLFIENDLEKAAAIAEVLHADNFDRKEIDSTITQEAILLLQNDAAIGEKKSTVLYQAHWHKGVVGIVASRLIDKHYYRPTIILTQSNDKVAGSARSVMGFNVYEAIHQCRDLLENYGGHFYAAGMTLKTENVKAFQERFEEVVANSILPDQLIPEIVIDSEIYFSDITPAFYNILKQFEPLGPDNLRPVFLARNLTDTGYSKLVKDDHIKFSVKQGRSGPTMSGIGFYMAEKFPIIASKKPFDIVFNLDENEWNGQTTLQMKVIDIRANSN
- a CDS encoding polyprenyl synthetase family protein, which produces MDDIKHLIGKELQDFENKFADSVKSHVPLLDRIMHYIVKRKGKQIRPMFVLLSARLFSEEIQESTYRAAALVELLHTATLVHDDVVDDANQRRGLFSINALWKNKIAVLVGDYLLSKGLLLSLNNNDFRSLQILSEAVKEMSEGELMQIEKTRKLNITEAVYFEIIRRKTASLLASACAAGAWSASNDENSTEQMRLFGEKVGVAFQIKDDLFDYGAAKIGKPTGIDIREKKMTLPLIYTLEHATPEIRRKIINIVKNHNTDKDRVEEVIQLVKSSGGIDYTKQKMLAYRDEALTILHRFPENEIRNGLESLVRFTTDRTF
- a CDS encoding OmpA family protein; protein product: MASKKYLLLAGAVSLLAASSGFAQVQPTGYDALDSSKVSGKRLVQQNNFLNHQSNFPAKPRDQWELGFSGGLHVISGTVPAQPGFGGGISLRKALGHTFSLRAEYIGSIDKGQDYKKRPSPGLVGGINPWAKTAALNGGMIVPNYKSQNHQLSLDVIASLSNILFYRAEPKVNWYLLGGYSIVMADVDVDALNASGNGYDYSSINFGAKRSDIRKQLNNLRDKKYEQNAPSQGNRIAIGRNNDNQLLRHALDLGTGVAFKVSKRFNIGIEEKVTMPFDAYLDGLAGPGGASKDFYSYTSVRLNFNLGNPAKRVQPLWWINPLEYAYSELSNPRHMKLPTPVLPDADGDGVTDQFDREPNTPAGAPVDVHGVAKDTDGDGVPDYKDKQLITPTYCQPVDADGVGKCPDPECCKDRVQASCATLVLPSVSFKGSSTKISKDQEAILSSVAATLKTNPSCNVLVTGHAGAKGKKGGVDLSSRRVDSVIDYLADKQGIDRGRFIKQNTPGESGTVDLAPAN
- a CDS encoding KUP/HAK/KT family potassium transporter, which produces MRININRVSLAGLVVALGIIYGDIGTSPLYVFKAIVGGNPISDLLVIGGISCIIWTLTLQTTVKYVILTLRADNKGEGGIFSLYALVRRHARWTVIFGMIGGAALLADGIITPPITVTSAIEGLRTLEVFKDLSQITIVKIVLTIISGLFIMQQFGTVSIGRMFGPIMVLWFSMLGILGISHIADDISIFKAFSPHYAIELLTTYPKGFLILGAVFLCTTGAEALYSDLGHCGRGNIRVSWIFVKSCLVLNYLGQGAWLLTQKGQILPKDQNPFFTIMPEWFVIFGVLIATMASIIASQALISGSFTLIAEAMRLNLWPKMRVNYPTEMRGQLYIPGINTMLFVGCTAIVLLFQESSHMEAAYGLSITICMLMTSCLFAFYLYTRRVWVGWILLYLVVYFSIEFSFLFANLVKFMHGGYVTVVVAGGLFIVMIAWFKSRKIKNRYVEFVRLEDYLPIIQELSNDTTIPKYATHLVYMSSADNPKEIEHKIIYSILNKKPKRADIYWFVHVDVVDEPYLSEYSVQTIIPNEVIRVEFRLGFKVEQRINLMFRMVVEDMVRNKEVNITSRYESLSKNNVVGDFQFIVMEKFLSHDNDLPLYERMIMKMYFFLKKISLSEERGFGLDSSYVTIEKYPLVVAPVTNLQLKRIVH
- a CDS encoding glycoside hydrolase domain-containing protein; amino-acid sequence: MVNKFFGMLVLLALQQNLWAQSIPARDYQELPDPRPVNQASWDAVKDNQLRVAFGTADTRYEKRNAPDNNGLSKTWTTKAWKGERVHTQLVIWSKQPQTALSLETTPLVNSKGDRIAASAVTTGFVRYVLTDELNKDGSGCGFRKPGDFDSSLVADGIDIINKRELAARTTQPVWLSIQVPANTPAGVYKGDIQVKKGAVTINMPYSIEVLNRTLPAPKDWQFHLDLWQSPDAVARMYNVKPWSDAHFKAMKPYMEMLAAAGQKAITAAIIYDPWNSQTEDVYGTMVKWTKKKNGTWTYDYTVFDKWVQFMMDLGINKGINCYSMIPWNLKFYYYDEAAGKDTFIVAKPGTPEYTAHWQPMLSDFVKHLKAKGWFNITAIAMDERPMKDMQQALTIIRKADKDFKVSLAGSYHEPLATEIYDYSIASKEAFPADVMKARVEKGLPTTFYTCCTEGFPNTFTFSPTAEAAWMGWHSASKGYTGYLRWAYNCWVKAPLQDSRFRAWAAGDTYFVYPGPRSSIRFERLVEGIQDYEKIRILRAEFSKTNNTAALKRLDKMLAPFDIDALKTTPAAAMLSEAKETLNKF